In a single window of the Zea mays cultivar B73 chromosome 5, Zm-B73-REFERENCE-NAM-5.0, whole genome shotgun sequence genome:
- the LOC103627802 gene encoding pentatricopeptide repeat-containing protein At2g13420, mitochondrial gives MPPPLPAAGGSAARAIAIRMLSTNTVPVEAASLPHTLALPPIAPSPAADELARLLLAHHNPFHPAESPLQLLSGGGVSLSGDLLVQILLRLRGASKLALSLLHAARLHPSFVNTQPRSDAYDAVVDALGRARQFDAAWRVVVDASADGAASPRTFAVLARRYVAAGMTRQAIRAFDDMEAFVSREPDAAEFATLLDTLCKYKYPKVATEVFNKRKYKYGPNEKMYSILIYGWCKVNRSDMAKKFLKDMLVHGIEPNIVTYNILLNGICRHASLHPDYRFDRTVHAAEDLLKEMRGRGIEPDVTSYSIILHVYSRAHKPELCLCMFRSMKERGICPTVATYTSVIKCLSSCGRLEDGEILLDEMVAEGVCPSPATYNCFLKEYRGRKDVTAALELYNKMKAPGSLTAPDIHTYNILLGMFSKLNRHGTVMDIWSDMCESTVGPDLDSYTLLIHCFCDSQKWREACQFFMEMIEKGFLPQKITFETLYRGLIQADMLRTWRRLKRRVDEEAAKFGDEFKLYHMKPYKR, from the exons ATGCCGCCGCCTCTCCCCGCCGCCGGCGGATCCGCCGCGCGCGCCATCGCCATTCGCATGCTTTCCACAAATACTGTGCCTGTCGAAGCCGCCTCCCTACCTCACACTCTCGCGTTGCCGCCCATCGCCCCATcccccgccgccgacgagctcgcgcgCCTCCTCCTCGCGCACCACAACCCCTTCCACCCGGCCGAGTCCCCGCTCCAGCTCCTCTCCGGCGGCGGCGTATCCCTCTCCGGGGACCTCCTGGTCCagatcctcctccgcctccgtggTGCGTCCAAGCTCGCGCTCTCGCTCCTCCACGCCGCGCGCCTCCACCCGtccttcgtcaacacgcagccccGTTCCGACGCCTACGACGCCGTGGTCGACGCCCTCGGCCGCGCGCGCCAGTTCGACGCCGCGTGGCGCGTCGTCGTGGACGCGTCGGCGGACGGCGCCGCTTCTCCACGCACGTTCGCGGTGCTGGCGAGGAGATACGTCGCCGCGGGTATGACCAGACAAGCGATTCGCGCGTTCGACGACATGGAGGCGTTTGTCAGCAGGGAGCCTGATGCCGCTGAGTTTGCCACGCTGCTCGACACGCTATGCAAGTACAAGTACCCCAAG GTTGCTACAGAGGTATTTAATAAAAGGAAATACAAGTACGGGCCAAATGAAAAGATGTACTCTATTTTAATTTATGGATGGTGCAAGGTGAATCGGAGTGACATGGCTAAGAAGTTCCTAAAAGATATGCTTGTTCATGGCATAGAACCAAACATTGTTACATACAACATCCTTCTAAATGGTATCTGCAGGCATGCAAGCTTGCACCCTGATTACCGATTTGATAGAACAGTTCATGCAGCAGAGGATCTCTTGAAGGAGATGCGTGGCAGGGGAATTGAACCAGATGTAACCAGTTATTCAATCATTCTGCATGTTTACAGTCGTGCACATAAACCTGAGTTGTGTCTCTGCATGTTCCGCTCGATGAAAGAAAGAGGCATTTGCCCCACAGTGGCAACATACACTTCTGTGATAAAGTGTCTTTCCTCTTGTGGGAGATTGGAAGATGGTGAAATTTTGCTTGATGAGATGGTTGCTGAGGGAGTATGTCCCTCCCCGGCTACCTACAATTGCTTCCTCAAGGAGTATCGGGGAAGAAAAGATGTGACTGCTGCCTTAGAACTGTATAATAAGATGAAGGCACCTGGTTCACTGACCGCACCAGATATTCACACTTACAACATACTGCTGGGAATGTTCAGCAAGCTGAATCGACATGGAACTGTTATGGACATTTGGAGTGATATGTGTGAAAGCACTGTGGGTCCTGATCTTGATTCATACACTTTGTTGATCCATTGCTTTTGTGATAGTCAGAAGTGGAGGGAAGCATGTCAGTTCTTCATGGAGATGATCGAGAAAGGTTTTCTTCCCCAAAAGATCACCTTTGAGACACTGTATCGTGGTCTAATACAAGCAGATATGCTGCGGACCTGGAGAAGGCTTAAGAGAAGGGTTGATGAAGAAGCAGCAAAATTTGGCGATGAGTTCAAACTCTACCACATGAAGCCTTACAAGAGGTGA